In Leptospira saintgironsiae, the DNA window ACAGGAATCATCTTTTAATGCAGTCTTGTTGGACGTCCAACTCTCTGATATGGATGGAAGTTTGATCCTGAATTGGTTAAAACGCAATCCTAAACTTAGACAACTCCCAGTTCATGTTCTTTCAGGAGAAAATGATTGGAGAAGAAGTTTAGAGATCGGAGCAATCTCTCATCTGAGAAAACCAGTAGGGATCGAATCTTTGAACGAGGCATTCGAGAAGATCAAAACCTATTTACATAAAACGGACAAAACACTTTATGTTTGTGGAATAGATAAGGAACATTCTGAATTCCTAATGGAAAAACTTACTTCAAAGGATCTTGTTTTGAAAAGTATCGATTCAGGCCAGGAACTTTTGGACATTCTTCAAAAAGAGATCCCTGATTGTATACTGATCGGTAACGAATTCGATGACATGTCTGTTTCAGATTTGGTTTCTAAGGTCACACTATTGGATCCAGAGAGAACATTGATTTTATTCTATTCGGACAATGAGAATGGATCGGAAAGTTTTCAGAAACTTCTATCCTTTAATGGTTCGAATATTCTAAAATTTGTAAATTCTTATGCGACTTCTTTAGAAGAGATTAAGATCCATTTACATGAACCCGAGTCCATTTCTAAATCGGGAGATACATATTCTCTCGAAGGGCATAAGGTCCTGATCGTAGATGACGATGTAAGGAATATATTCGCTTTAACGAGTATGTTGGAATTGCATAAAATGAAAATACATTATGCGGAGAATGCATTAGACGGAATTAATATTTTGGAAAAAAATCCAGACATAGAGATCGTTCTCATGGATGTGATGATGCCAGACATGGATGGTTATGAGGCTATGAAAGTAATCCGTTCAAAAGTCGAATTTACAAATCTCCCAATTTTAGCGCTTACAGCGAAAGCGATGAAAGGGGATCGAGAGAAATGTATAGAAGCCGGTGCGACCGAATATATAACCAAGCCGGTAAGTGTAGACCATTTGCTTTCTCTGCTTCGGGTGTTATTGTGCAGGTAGAAGATATGGAACAGCCAATGAAAGTGAGTATTTTACTAGTAGATGACCATGCGGATAATCTGCAGGTAATGGAGCATATTCTTAAGAGCCCTGAATTAAATTTAATTAAGGCAGGTTCAGGAGAAGAAGCATTAAAGGCACTGCTGGACGAACCAGATGAAGTCGCATTGATCTTCATGGATGTAAGGATGCCCGGAATGGATGGTTTTGAAGCGGCGGCACTCATTCGACAAAGGGAAAAATGTGCTAAGATACCGATCATCTTTCTCACTGCTTACGCAAATAACGAAACTGGAATGTTCAAAGGATATTCTTTAGGGGCAGTGGACTTTTTAGTAAAACCTACTGCACCAGAGATCCTAAGATCTAAGGCTGCAGTATTTGTTGATCTCCATAAGAAAAACAAAATATTGAGGATCCAAGAAGAACTTCTAAGGCAAAGCCATGACGAGTTGGAGATCCGTGTAGAAGAAAGAACTTTCGAACTACATAGAGTAAACAATGAGTTGATGACAGAGATCGCAGAAAGGAAAAGAGCGGAAGAAGCATTAACTGCTTCCTTGAAAGAAAAAGAAGTTCTGCTAAGAGAGATCCATCATAGGGTTAAGAATAATCTTCAGATTGTTTCTAGTATACTTAGTCTGCAGGGAAACTATATAACGGATCGTAAGTCTTTAGAAATGTTCCAAGACTGCCAATCTAGGATCAAGTCTATAGCTCTGATCCATGAGTTGTTATATCAAAATGAAGATCTGGCCCACACTGACTTCCAGGAATATCTGAACAGTTTGGTTACCAACCTTTTAAGGACCTATAGAGTAAATTCAAGAATACGATTCGAAATACATGCTGAATCTGTTCATCTAACTTTGGATACTGCGATCCATTGCGGCTTAATTGTTACCGAGCTTGTTACAAATTCGTTGAAATACGGGTTTAGGGACAGAGAGGAGGGTACTATCCAAATTTCTATTACATCTAAATACGAAGAGTATTCTTTGACTGTAGAAGATGATGGGGTAGGCTTTCCGGAAGAAATTGACTATCGACAAACGGATTCTTTGGGTTTACAATTAGTCAATACTTTGACCCAGCAAATAGACGGAAGTTTGATCTTGGATCGGAGCAAGGGGACCAAGTTTACCTTAGTCTTTCGAGAAAGGAGCCGAGTCAGAAAATGATCTCCAGCGAAGCAAAGATATTGATCGTAGAAGACGAGAGTATTGTAGCCAAGGATATACTTAGTAAATTGTCTGATCTTGGTTATGATTTTGTAAGTATCGCTTCTACAGGGAATGAAGCATTAAGAAAAGTTTATTTAGATAAACCGGACCTTCTGCTCATGGATATCATGTTATCCAGAGGGAATTATGACGGGATAGAGACAGTCCAGGAAATTTTAGATAAAATGGATCTGCCAGTGATCTATCTTACTGCTTACGCAGACGAATCTACTCTTGTTCGTAGTAAACCTACAAGACCGTATGGGTATCTATTAAAACCTTTTCAGACCAAAGAATTGCAAATAGCGATAGAGATTGCTTTAAACAAACATGGTCTGGATAAAAAAAGAAAAAGAGAAAGAAGGAATATGTCTGCCATACTCCATGGAGTAAAGGATCTGATCAGAACTTCCTCGGAAGAAGCTGGTGTTTGATCTAATTTTAGAAATATTAATATTCGAATTTAATAAAATTAGGATATTTTCGGAGATGAAATGAAGGACACTCGGATTTTGATCGTCGAGGATGAGGGACTTGTTGCCCAAGATATCCGTCATAGATTGATAAGGATGGGATATCCTGAACCTAGTATTGCTAATACTGGCGAGACAGCAGTCAAACAGGCAATTGCACTCCAGCCCGATCTGATCCTGATAGATATAGTTCTTGCAAACGGATATTTGGACGGAATAGACGCTGCAAAAAGGATCAGAAAGTTTTTAGATGTTCCAATTGTGTATATCACAGCCTCTTCTGATTCTCAAACATTAACCAGAGCCAAATTAACAGAACCTAATGCTTATATTTTAAAACCTTTTCAGACTCGAGAGTTGCAAATAGTGATCGAATTAATCCTGTACAAGCACGAGGTCGAAAAGGAATTAATGGAGAAGGCGAGACTCGTTTCTGCGGAACTACGAAATATGCACGAGGGAGTGATAGCTTTTGATTCAAAGGGACAAATTTCTTTTATGAATTTATCCGCGGAGAAACTCACAGGTTGGTTGGAATCTGATGCGATTGGAAAACCTCTCGGTGATGTATTGAGTATGAAAAATCTTCCTGATATGGAAAGTTTTGAATTAGATAATCATTTAGTGGAAAAAATCCCAATGGGATCAGTTCCTTCTCATGGGCTTTTACTTTCTAAAAATGGACTAAGCACTGAAGTATTTACTTTTACCAAATCCGTTCCTAGAAATAAGGAAGTAGACGTAGATCGTATTTTGGTGATACGAGACTACGTCAAAAAATAAATCCTAAAAAGCTGCCCTCATAGAAAGTCGGATCGATCTAGGCTGAGCAGGGTGGGTATGTATATCATTATATCCTCCTTCATTCGGGCCGACAGGTTCATTTTTCAGTCTGGAAGCATAATAATAATCAATATCACTTACATGAGT includes these proteins:
- a CDS encoding sensor histidine kinase; the protein is MKVSILLVDDHADNLQVMEHILKSPELNLIKAGSGEEALKALLDEPDEVALIFMDVRMPGMDGFEAAALIRQREKCAKIPIIFLTAYANNETGMFKGYSLGAVDFLVKPTAPEILRSKAAVFVDLHKKNKILRIQEELLRQSHDELEIRVEERTFELHRVNNELMTEIAERKRAEEALTASLKEKEVLLREIHHRVKNNLQIVSSILSLQGNYITDRKSLEMFQDCQSRIKSIALIHELLYQNEDLAHTDFQEYLNSLVTNLLRTYRVNSRIRFEIHAESVHLTLDTAIHCGLIVTELVTNSLKYGFRDREEGTIQISITSKYEEYSLTVEDDGVGFPEEIDYRQTDSLGLQLVNTLTQQIDGSLILDRSKGTKFTLVFRERSRVRK
- a CDS encoding response regulator, with the protein product MISSEAKILIVEDESIVAKDILSKLSDLGYDFVSIASTGNEALRKVYLDKPDLLLMDIMLSRGNYDGIETVQEILDKMDLPVIYLTAYADESTLVRSKPTRPYGYLLKPFQTKELQIAIEIALNKHGLDKKRKRERRNMSAILHGVKDLIRTSSEEAGV
- a CDS encoding response regulator, translated to MKDTRILIVEDEGLVAQDIRHRLIRMGYPEPSIANTGETAVKQAIALQPDLILIDIVLANGYLDGIDAAKRIRKFLDVPIVYITASSDSQTLTRAKLTEPNAYILKPFQTRELQIVIELILYKHEVEKELMEKARLVSAELRNMHEGVIAFDSKGQISFMNLSAEKLTGWLESDAIGKPLGDVLSMKNLPDMESFELDNHLVEKIPMGSVPSHGLLLSKNGLSTEVFTFTKSVPRNKEVDVDRILVIRDYVKK